The genomic stretch TCTTGAAATTGATTTAAATGGACTAGAAGTAGAAGAACTACAGGCTTTATCTTTAGATGCTTTATTTGATAAGCTAGCAGACCAAAGCGATGAGCGTATCTTTATCATTTTAGAATTGTTGCGTCGTGATGTGACAACAGCAGAAATTCATGAAAAGACGAAAATTGACTACTTCTACTTAAATCATTTCAGTCATTTAATTGATCAAGAACAAGAATTAAAGAACGTTAATTTTGATTCAATTGATAAAGAAGCACTAAAGCATGCAAAAGAACATGGCTTTACGGATGCATATTTAGCTTCTATTTGGAATGTGTCAGAGCTGCAGGTGCGCGCTAAGCGTAAAGATTTAAAGATTTATCCAAGCTATAAAATGGTTGACACGTGCGCAGCAGAATTTGAATCATCCACTGCATATTTTTATTCTAGCTACTATGGAGAAAACGAAATTGAACCGTCTTCAAATAAAAAAGTAGCAATTATTGGATCTGGTCCGATTCGAATTGGGCAAGGTGTAGAATTTGACTACAGTTCAGTACACGGTGTGTGGGCGCTTGAAAAGGCGGGTTATGAAACCATTTTGATTAACAATAATCCGGAAACGGTTAGCACAGACTTTGAGGTAGCAGATCGTCTCTATTTCGAACCAGTTACGGTTGAAGATGTCTTAAATGTCTTAGAAGCAGAAAACGTAAATGATGTTATTGTTCAATACGGTGGACAAACGGCTATTTCATTAGTTAAAGGTCTTGAAGAGGCAGGAGTTAACTTGCTAGGTATTACGAATAGCATGATAGACGCCTTAGAAGATCGCGAGCAGTTTTATCAGCTGTTAGACGATTGTGACATTCCACATATTCCTGGTGAGATGGCAGATAGTGAGCAACAGCTGGTTACAAAGGCAAAAGAAATGGGCTTTCCACTATTAATTCGTCCTTCTTACGTTATTGGAGGGAAAGGAATGCTTACGCTTCAAAATGAACAGGAACTCATGGATTGTTTATCATCGATTAAATCATCACATTTCCCAATGCTGCTTGATGCTTACTATCCTGGGCAAGAAGCTGAAGTGGATGTCGTTTGCGACGGAAAAGACGTTTTAATTCCAACGATCGTTGAGCATGTTGAAAAAGCAGGTGTTCACTCTGGTGACAGCTATGCGCTTTTACCAGCCCAAAGTGTAACGAACGCTCATAAACAACAAATGGTTTTATATGCTCAAAAAATTGTTCAAAAGCTTAACTATAAAGGGATTATGAATATTCAATATGTAATCTATAACGATGAAGTATACGTTTTAGAGGTAAACCCTCGTGCAAGTCGTACAGTTCCTGTTGTAAGTAAAGTATGTGATGTTCCGCTTATTTCGCTATCAACGCAAGTATTGCTCGGGAAATCTTTGTCGGAAATGAGCGAACAAACAGGTTTATTGCCAGACCCAGCATACGTAACAGTAAAGTTTCCTGTCTTCTCGACAAGTAAATTATCAGGAGTAGATCCACTTGTTGGACCAGAAATGAAATCAACAGGAGAAGGAATTGCGATTGCTTCTACAATCGAGGAAGCGTCTAAGAAAGTATTTCATCAGTATGCAACGTCTAAAAAAGAAGCAGTTGAAATCTATATCGATGCAGTAGAAGTACCAGAAAAATTAAAAGTAGCGATTACTCAGGCTGGTTTGAAACTTGTAGATACGAAAGATCTACAAGCTTGGACAAAAAGCAAAGAAGCATTACTATTTGTAAGTTTTGATTCTGCAAAGAAAGATAATCGTATGCTTGCATTAAAGCACGGTCTGCTAGTATTAACAGAACTAGAAACGTTCGAACTGTTCTTACAGTCATATCATGTAAGTGAGTATAGCGTATCGTCATTACAAGAGTGGTTTCAACATAATGAAAAGGAAGTGACAATCTCATGAGTACTGTATCAGCATCTGCAAATTTAAAAGGTAAAGATTTGCTGACATTAAAAGATTTAACACCAGAAGATATTATGTTTTTACTAGAAAGTGCTATTAGCTTAAAAGAAAAGCATAAAAATGGAGAAATCGTTAAAACGCTTGAAGGAAAAACTTTAGGCATGATCTTTGAAAAGTCTTCAACAAGAACGCGAGTATCGTTTGAAGCAGGTATGCTTCAGTTAGGCGGAAATGCACTGTTTTTAAGCAGTCAAGACCTTCAAATTGGTCGTGGTGAAACTATCGGTGATACGGCTCAAGTGCTGTCTCAGTTTATCGATGCAATTATGATTCGTACGTTTGAACATTCTAAAATAGAAGAGCTGGCGGAATACGCATCTATCCCAGTAATTAATGGCTTGACGGATGATTATCATCCGTGCCAAGCACTAGCAGATTTGCTCACAATTTATGAGCATAAACAAACGTTCCGCGGCTTAAAGTTAGCTTACGTAGGTGACGGAAATAATGTAGCTCATTCGTTAATGATTGCATGTGCAAAAATGGGGATTGATTGTTCAATTGGTTGTCCTTCTGGCTATGAACCAAAGGCATTTGTAACGGAATATGCAAAAAAAGTTGCAAACGAAACTGGAGCAACCATTACTATTACAGAAGATCCTGTTGAAGCCGTTCAAAATGCTGATGCAATCTATGCAGATGTATGGACGAGTATGGGACAGGAAGAAGAAGCGAAAAAGCGTTTAGAAGTATTTGCTTCGTATCAAGTAAACGATGAACTTGTTCAACATGCCAAGTCAGATTATCTGTTTTTACACTGTTTACCTGCACATCGTGAAGAAGAAGTAACGGCGAGCATTATTGATGGGCCAAACTCTGTTGTGTTCCAGCAAGCTGGAAATCGCATGCATGTACAAAAAGCCTTGCTACAAGCAATCTTAGCTTAATGATGGTATAAAAAGGCCGTGACATAAGGGTTTTAATTGATGAAATATCCGAACTATTAAAAGTTAATTACTTTTGGTAGCTCGGATATTTTTTGGTAGAACGAAAAATTATTAACAACTAGTGGAGCACAATGGAAGGAACGTGGTTTTTTTAACCTAACTAGTCTAGAAACGTCATGATTCGTCTTTAAGGTGGAATTAGTTCGTTAGATCCAAGCCTGTTGTCTATATGTTTCTTTCATATCGGGTTTAATTTGTACATTCCAGGGGAACACCATAAACATATTAAGCAGAACGAAAGGTGAGGACATCTATGAAAGTTTTAGTAGTAGGAGCAAATGGAACAACGGGTAAACAGGTAGTGGAATTATTAGCTAACTCCAGTCAACATCAACCATATGCCATGATACGTAAAGAAGAGCAAAAGAAAGCTTTTGAACAGCAAAATGTAGATGTGATACTAGCGGATTTAGAAAAAGATGTATCAGAAGCGGTTAAAGGAATGGATGCTGTCATCTTTGCAGCGGGTTCTGGTGGTCACACTGGAGATGATAAGACAATTGCTGTGGATCAAAATGGAGCGAAGAATGTCATTGATGCGGCCAAAAAAGCAGGAGTGAAGCGCTTTGTTATGTTAAGTTCAATGGGAACAGACGCGCCTGAGCAAGGCCCAGAGGGGCTTCAACTTTATCTTCGTGCTAAAGCAATTGCTGATGAATACTTAAAGCAATCAAATTTAGCGTATACAATTGTTCGCCCAGGAAGTTTATCCGATGATCAAGCCACTGGAAAAAT from Bacillus sp. 1780r2a1 encodes the following:
- a CDS encoding carbamoyl phosphate synthase large subunit, yielding MPKDKTLQTILVIGSGPIVIGQAAEFDYSGTQACLSLKEEGYEVILINNNPATIMTDTHIADRIYFEPLTVDSVEKVIAKEKPDGLLATLGGQTGLNLALELHEHQILEKYGVKLLGTPIESIKQGESREEFRALMQELNEPVPESEVVTEVEQALTFAKEIGFPVIVRPAYTLGGTGGGIAHSLEELEKLATSGLRESAIHQCLIEKSIAGFKEVEYEVMRDVNGTCITICNMENIDPVGVHTGDSVVVAPSQTLTDVEYQMLRSSSIKIISALGIIGGCNIQFALDPNSKQYYLIEVNPRVSRSSALASKATGYPIAKIAAKLSVGYNLHELLNPVTGDTYASFEPALDYVVVKFPRWPFDKFFYAERTLGTQMKATGEVMAIDRTFTRSFQKALSSLEIDLNGLEVEELQALSLDALFDKLADQSDERIFIILELLRRDVTTAEIHEKTKIDYFYLNHFSHLIDQEQELKNVNFDSIDKEALKHAKEHGFTDAYLASIWNVSELQVRAKRKDLKIYPSYKMVDTCAAEFESSTAYFYSSYYGENEIEPSSNKKVAIIGSGPIRIGQGVEFDYSSVHGVWALEKAGYETILINNNPETVSTDFEVADRLYFEPVTVEDVLNVLEAENVNDVIVQYGGQTAISLVKGLEEAGVNLLGITNSMIDALEDREQFYQLLDDCDIPHIPGEMADSEQQLVTKAKEMGFPLLIRPSYVIGGKGMLTLQNEQELMDCLSSIKSSHFPMLLDAYYPGQEAEVDVVCDGKDVLIPTIVEHVEKAGVHSGDSYALLPAQSVTNAHKQQMVLYAQKIVQKLNYKGIMNIQYVIYNDEVYVLEVNPRASRTVPVVSKVCDVPLISLSTQVLLGKSLSEMSEQTGLLPDPAYVTVKFPVFSTSKLSGVDPLVGPEMKSTGEGIAIASTIEEASKKVFHQYATSKKEAVEIYIDAVEVPEKLKVAITQAGLKLVDTKDLQAWTKSKEALLFVSFDSAKKDNRMLALKHGLLVLTELETFELFLQSYHVSEYSVSSLQEWFQHNEKEVTIS
- the argF gene encoding ornithine carbamoyltransferase; its protein translation is MSTVSASANLKGKDLLTLKDLTPEDIMFLLESAISLKEKHKNGEIVKTLEGKTLGMIFEKSSTRTRVSFEAGMLQLGGNALFLSSQDLQIGRGETIGDTAQVLSQFIDAIMIRTFEHSKIEELAEYASIPVINGLTDDYHPCQALADLLTIYEHKQTFRGLKLAYVGDGNNVAHSLMIACAKMGIDCSIGCPSGYEPKAFVTEYAKKVANETGATITITEDPVEAVQNADAIYADVWTSMGQEEEAKKRLEVFASYQVNDELVQHAKSDYLFLHCLPAHREEEVTASIIDGPNSVVFQQAGNRMHVQKALLQAILA
- a CDS encoding SDR family oxidoreductase, which encodes MKVLVVGANGTTGKQVVELLANSSQHQPYAMIRKEEQKKAFEQQNVDVILADLEKDVSEAVKGMDAVIFAAGSGGHTGDDKTIAVDQNGAKNVIDAAKKAGVKRFVMLSSMGTDAPEQGPEGLQLYLRAKAIADEYLKQSNLAYTIVRPGSLSDDQATGKIDVNTDIADKSATIPRADVAKALVASLDEETTIGKTFEILSGKTEIEQAIQFAH